In Methanobacterium spitsbergense, the following proteins share a genomic window:
- a CDS encoding demethoxyubiquinone hydroxylase family protein, whose protein sequence is MLSKIPIDLGRIKQEDLDKEILRAAIIGELDAINLYEEFANMTDNEDLKAVLQDIAEEEKTHVGEFQTMLLRIDKEQAVELEKGKKEVEELTGKK, encoded by the coding sequence ATGCTTTCGAAAATACCAATAGATTTAGGAAGAATAAAACAAGAAGATTTAGACAAGGAAATACTTCGAGCAGCCATAATTGGTGAACTTGATGCAATAAATCTTTATGAAGAATTTGCAAACATGACAGATAATGAGGATTTAAAGGCAGTTCTACAAGATATTGCTGAAGAAGAAAAAACTCATGTAGGCGAATTTCAAACCATGCTCTTAAGAATAGATAAAGAACAAGCTGTCGAGTTAGAAAAGGGAAAAAAAGAAGTTGAAGAACTGACTGGTAAAAAATAA
- a CDS encoding rhodanese-like domain-containing protein, translating into MSENKKYQIFKTISPLDALKLIKKHQNDQNLIILDVRTPWEFSDDHIEGAINLDYTDPDFNEQIKKLDKEKYYLIYCKSGRRSINVCEILKKLGFTHVYNIKDGFKGWKSEMFKI; encoded by the coding sequence ATGTCAGAAAATAAAAAATATCAAATATTTAAAACAATATCACCATTAGATGCCCTTAAATTAATTAAAAAACATCAAAATGATCAAAACCTTATAATTTTGGATGTTAGAACTCCATGGGAATTTTCTGATGATCATATTGAAGGTGCAATTAATCTGGATTATACTGATCCAGATTTCAATGAACAGATCAAAAAGTTAGACAAAGAAAAATATTATCTTATTTACTGTAAATCCGGACGCAGAAGTATTAATGTATGTGAAATACTAAAAAAATTAGGATTTACACATGTTTACAATATTAAAGATGGTTTTAAAGGTTGGAAATCTGAGATGTTTAAAATCTAG
- a CDS encoding MFS transporter, which yields MHLNGNNQILFLLFVGVFMGSLDIGIVGPALPSIQTYFLVNERVLSWVFTIYILFFMIGTPLMAKLSDIYGRKSIYILDIFLFALGSLITITSFSYDMLLLGRAIQGIGAGGIFPVANAFIGDIFPPDKRGGALGILSSVWGLSSVLGPILGGLLLNYSWQLLFIINLPIAGMVLIGSLYILPKSQKNGKIRFDWAGLTVLGFMVIALAYGLNQIETNNFISSVSSLNVWPYIVLSGILLPILWFVEKRAKDPLIQVNLFKSLEVKLVSSISIGTGLVQASTVFVPAFVIAALSFSTTTASLMLMPIVLTMALGAPVIGKLLDKFGSRNIMVTGAFCIVIGLFIMGFFSKSFYLFIFAGILVGVGMSTAIGSPPRYIMLIESPPKERASGQALINIITSFGQLMGGALIGAVIGSYAGAVNGYQLAYIAIGFVAILMTILALGLKSKKQQLKTMIG from the coding sequence ATGCATCTTAATGGAAACAATCAAATATTGTTTTTACTGTTTGTAGGTGTTTTTATGGGCTCACTGGATATTGGGATTGTCGGGCCAGCACTGCCTTCAATTCAAACATATTTTCTTGTAAATGAAAGAGTTTTATCGTGGGTCTTCACAATATATATCCTATTTTTTATGATAGGCACGCCATTAATGGCTAAACTATCAGATATCTACGGACGTAAATCAATATATATTTTAGATATCTTCCTTTTTGCTTTGGGTTCATTAATCACAATAACATCTTTTTCATATGATATGCTACTATTAGGAAGGGCTATTCAGGGTATTGGTGCTGGGGGAATATTTCCAGTTGCAAATGCATTTATTGGGGACATTTTTCCTCCTGACAAACGTGGTGGGGCACTTGGAATATTGAGTTCCGTTTGGGGTCTTTCCAGTGTACTGGGTCCAATACTGGGAGGTCTTCTACTTAATTATAGTTGGCAATTACTTTTTATAATAAATTTACCCATAGCAGGAATGGTTTTAATTGGAAGCTTGTATATACTGCCTAAATCTCAAAAAAATGGTAAAATAAGATTTGATTGGGCGGGACTTACAGTATTGGGGTTTATGGTGATTGCTTTAGCTTATGGTTTAAATCAAATAGAGACCAACAATTTTATTTCAAGTGTTTCATCATTAAATGTCTGGCCGTACATTGTTCTTAGCGGTATATTGCTTCCAATATTATGGTTTGTTGAGAAAAGAGCCAAAGATCCATTGATACAAGTTAATCTTTTCAAAAGTCTTGAAGTTAAACTTGTAAGCAGTATTTCAATTGGAACAGGCTTGGTTCAAGCATCTACTGTATTTGTTCCTGCATTTGTAATTGCTGCGCTATCATTTAGTACAACTACTGCAAGTTTAATGTTAATGCCAATAGTCTTGACCATGGCATTGGGGGCTCCTGTAATTGGAAAGCTTCTAGATAAATTTGGTTCAAGAAATATAATGGTTACAGGGGCATTTTGTATAGTGATAGGATTGTTTATAATGGGATTCTTTTCTAAATCTTTTTATTTATTTATATTTGCGGGTATTCTGGTCGGTGTGGGTATGAGCACAGCCATAGGATCTCCACCACGTTATATTATGCTGATAGAAAGTCCACCAAAAGAAAGAGCATCTGGCCAAGCCCTAATTAACATCATTACAAGCTTTGGCCAGCTTATGGGTGGTGCTCTTATAGGGGCAGTTATTGGATCTTATGCTGGAGCAGTTAATGGTTATCAACTTGCTTATATTGCAATTGGATTTGTAGCAATATTAATGACAATACTTGCATTGGGACTTAAGAGTAAAAAACAGCAGCTTAAAACCATGATTGGATAG
- a CDS encoding radical SAM/SPASM domain-containing protein, producing the protein MESQVTKNETGIDNLDVGDMIKSFKGVTNNPLSKFIINRTFDYCEKDKADRLEVGLDLLFNNRENACIRCTILSKILSVLIKKGMTSFGVNEDELNEVMKDPHWVRGLSSVVKGIGKFGVQKPFVPGAPFQVVWNITRACNMKCVHCYENAGRKDVDELNRDEINQGLEINSKAGVTSVAFSGGEPTINPHITTYIKNANELGMYPAIATNGYRLSKEYVCNKFADAGLEFVQISIDGLNPETHDSFRGVEGSWEKAIQAIENCVERDFFVEVATTVTTHNIEEIPKIINYVKDLGVHWLMLYNFIPTGSGSDISEMDISPQNRLNLLETAYDENMIGDMQVLSTAPQFAPVAESLQSKSSLIPTHFYNPEYDNPQVMQLADFVGGCGAGRFYMSIEPNGDIYPCVFFPHDEELKLGNLLEDNFEEVWKNNPLLKTLRNKNLLDDHCGSCESKNICGGCRARAYTYFGDVKAPDPGCIRNQNKWNELKMKIPEFQEIQNGNILINLTSQ; encoded by the coding sequence ATGGAAAGTCAAGTAACAAAAAACGAGACTGGTATTGATAATTTAGATGTTGGAGATATGATTAAATCATTTAAGGGAGTTACTAATAATCCTTTATCTAAATTTATAATAAATAGAACGTTTGATTATTGTGAGAAAGATAAAGCAGATAGACTGGAAGTTGGATTAGATTTATTATTCAATAATAGGGAGAATGCATGTATTAGATGTACAATATTATCTAAGATACTTTCAGTACTTATAAAAAAAGGTATGACAAGCTTTGGAGTAAATGAAGATGAATTAAACGAAGTTATGAAAGATCCCCATTGGGTTCGAGGATTAAGCAGTGTTGTAAAGGGAATAGGTAAATTTGGTGTGCAAAAACCATTCGTACCCGGTGCTCCATTTCAAGTGGTTTGGAATATAACTCGTGCTTGTAACATGAAATGTGTTCATTGCTATGAAAATGCTGGAAGAAAAGATGTAGATGAACTTAATCGTGATGAGATAAATCAGGGTCTTGAAATTAATTCCAAAGCGGGTGTAACATCTGTTGCATTTTCAGGAGGAGAACCCACCATAAATCCACATATAACAACATATATTAAAAATGCAAATGAACTAGGAATGTATCCTGCAATTGCTACTAATGGTTATAGGCTTTCAAAGGAATATGTTTGTAATAAATTTGCTGATGCAGGTCTAGAATTTGTTCAAATAAGTATTGATGGCCTCAATCCAGAGACACATGATTCATTCAGGGGTGTTGAAGGATCCTGGGAAAAAGCAATTCAAGCCATAGAAAATTGTGTGGAGAGAGATTTCTTTGTTGAAGTTGCAACAACTGTAACAACTCATAACATTGAAGAAATTCCAAAAATAATAAATTATGTTAAGGACCTAGGTGTGCATTGGTTAATGTTATACAACTTTATACCAACTGGAAGTGGAAGTGATATTAGTGAAATGGATATATCACCACAAAACAGACTTAATTTGTTAGAAACAGCATATGATGAAAATATGATTGGAGATATGCAGGTACTTTCAACTGCCCCACAATTTGCTCCAGTTGCAGAATCTTTACAATCAAAATCTTCTTTAATACCCACCCATTTCTATAATCCCGAGTATGATAACCCTCAAGTAATGCAACTAGCAGATTTTGTTGGTGGTTGTGGAGCTGGAAGATTTTACATGAGCATAGAACCTAATGGAGATATTTATCCATGTGTATTTTTCCCACATGATGAAGAGTTGAAACTTGGAAATTTACTGGAAGATAATTTTGAAGAGGTCTGGAAGAATAATCCTCTTTTAAAGACCCTGCGAAATAAAAATTTATTAGATGACCATTGTGGAAGTTGTGAATCAAAAAATATCTGTGGTGGATGTAGGGCACGAGCATACACCTACTTTGGTGATGTAAAGGCTCCAGATCCAGGATGTATACGAAACCAGAATAAATGGAACGAACTGAAAATGAAAATTCCAGAATTCCAAGAAATCCAAAATGGTAATATTTTAATAAATTTAACAAGCCAATAA
- a CDS encoding M42 family metallopeptidase produces the protein MKKLLEKLSNAPGISGFEEEIRKIIFNELDGLVDEIKIDDMRNLIAVKNGDPNGKKIMLAAHMDEIGLMVRYIDSKGFVKFSKIGGINDQMLLNQDVYIQTSDGDVNGVIGSKPPHKMKKSEKDKVVKYDKMFIDIGASNKEEALKMVQIGDPIIIKQNFQDLGNSLVKGKALDNRAGCAVLVEVLKRAKSSATIYGVGTVQEEVGLKGAKTSAFRINPDMAFALDVTIAGDHPGIKNEEAPSKLGEGPTIVLADQSGDGIITPPKIKELLITVAEKENIPFQLEVSEGGTTDGTAIHLTRQGIPTGVISPPSRYIHTPVSVVNMEDMENTVKLIVAVLNGI, from the coding sequence ATGAAAAAGTTATTAGAGAAACTTTCAAATGCTCCAGGAATTTCAGGTTTTGAAGAGGAAATTAGGAAAATTATTTTCAATGAACTTGATGGACTAGTTGATGAGATTAAAATTGATGATATGAGAAATCTTATTGCAGTTAAGAATGGGGATCCAAACGGGAAAAAAATCATGCTGGCTGCTCATATGGATGAGATAGGGCTTATGGTAAGATATATTGATTCTAAGGGATTTGTTAAATTTTCCAAAATAGGAGGAATCAATGATCAAATGCTTTTAAACCAAGATGTTTACATCCAGACATCTGATGGGGATGTAAATGGCGTTATTGGATCGAAACCCCCTCATAAAATGAAAAAAAGTGAAAAAGATAAGGTTGTTAAATACGATAAAATGTTTATTGATATAGGAGCCTCCAACAAAGAGGAAGCTCTTAAAATGGTCCAAATAGGAGATCCAATAATTATCAAACAGAATTTTCAGGATTTAGGAAATTCATTGGTTAAAGGAAAAGCATTAGACAATCGTGCAGGTTGTGCAGTACTTGTTGAGGTTTTAAAACGGGCTAAAAGCAGTGCTACGATTTATGGAGTAGGAACAGTACAAGAAGAAGTGGGATTAAAAGGTGCAAAGACATCAGCATTTAGAATAAATCCAGATATGGCATTTGCATTGGATGTTACTATTGCAGGTGATCATCCTGGAATAAAAAATGAAGAAGCACCATCAAAATTGGGAGAGGGTCCAACAATTGTTTTGGCAGATCAAAGTGGTGATGGTATAATAACCCCTCCAAAAATTAAAGAATTATTGATAACAGTCGCTGAAAAAGAAAATATCCCCTTCCAGCTAGAAGTTAGTGAAGGAGGAACAACAGATGGTACTGCCATACATCTCACACGCCAAGGAATCCCTACAGGTGTAATATCCCCTCCTTCAAGGTACATACATACTCCTGTAAGTGTTGTTAACATGGAAGATATGGAGAATACAGTTAAACTCATAGTAGCAGTTTTGAATGGTATTTAA